In the Hermetia illucens chromosome 1, iHerIll2.2.curated.20191125, whole genome shotgun sequence genome, ACCTATTCTTCTCGCTCGCTTGGAAACTCTCGATACCATTGTCGTggagcgtgtgcacattccagaaaccaatcatagtcggttttcgacagccaaaggtcgtatccatgaggtcagtccctattcgagACGTAgttaacgtttcggtagcagtaaatatcagaaatttgcaagttgctaacccacaaatttttattccttttaataatataataataataatcgttggcacaacaatccatgttggatcagggcatcgaagtgtgttagagcacttcattcaagaccttaaggGTACATTACAAGATTACAGTAGCCTGTAGAAGgctatgtggtcagcattgcgctcgcccgagattattatcctaatttgGCTCAAGTATTCACAACTGAGcaaactggtatccgacgtaaaatcgcgatacaaattccactgccatcagtgagatttataTTTATGAATTCTCTCTACTTCAATACCTGCCTGAATATTaacaatttgtttgaaaatggTGCTGCATTATATATAACTACCTCAATCAGACAACATTTCATAGCTTAATGTGTTTATAAAATATCATATCATCGAACTTCCAACTATATTCGCTGAAATTTTTGatatcaaattaatttaaactttTGCAGTTTCCCTTTCCAGCGATAATCAATACGTAAATAATCTCCTCAACAAACAATCATGTTTCAAACGCCAgccattaaatttattttcggcCTGGGCCTATGCAGCTTAGGCGGAGCCATGCTCTACATGTACTTCAAGAATAAAGAAGAGGAGGATGATACGAATATACCAGATGAAAAAGAGAatgcaaagaaaaaagaagttgCCTTGCAGTTAACCATATCGAATGAAATTGTGCCGACTGTTATGGGACGTGGGGGTGCTAATCTTAAAGTGATCGAAGAAAAGACTGGAACAGTGATTAGGTTTAGGTAATTGcatagaaagaagaaagaaatttcTTTCCCAGGTATTGTGGGCTATTTAATTTCAAGTTCCGTTGCAGGGAAAAGGATGATAATAATCAATATTGTGAAATTCGTGGCCAATTACAAAATGTGGAAAAGGCTAAAGCCATGCTTATGAAAGAGATACAAAGTTCTCCGATTgtaaatgaagaaatatttgtACCACAAACCGCTTGTGGAAAGATAATAGGTAAGTGGGAAATATCGTAAATTGTAGTCGTGTGCTGCAGTTGGGTAGAATCGACTGCACGTTTTGTATGgaacgataaaaaaaaatagaaaacaaacaTTAAACTGAAtcaaatttctaaatttaaaaGAACGAGTTTTTCGAATTTTCCATTATATCACAAACTACTTTgctctattattttttttcaggcCGTTGCGGTGAATCCCTACAAGAAATTTGCCGCATCTCCCATGCTAAAGTGTCTGTTGATTCTGGTGACCGAAGCTCCGGTAACAAAACAAGACGTGTCGTTATCACCGGCAACCGAAAACAAGTCAACACCGCAAAAAAGTTAATTCAAGATAAAAtcaacgaagatgttgcattccgTAAATCGCTTGAAGAAAGTTTGCAGAAACGCGAACGTCGTCGTAGCCCAACGAATAGTGTATCAAGTACACACTCCTCAATGACATCCCTCGGACCTCAATTACCGCCCAGTGAGAAATTGAACAATTCTGATAGCGACAAACCATTAGAAGTTTATGTATCGGCAATAGCGTCGCCAGCAAAATTCTGGCTTCAATTAATTGGTCCGCAGACGAGAAAGTTAGATGAATTAGTTGAAAACATGACTGAATATTATAGCAAGGCAGAGAATCAAGCACAACATAGAATCGCCGATCCATATTTGGGACAAATTGTCGCGGCACTTTTCAAATATGATGGAAAGTGGTATCGCGCTGAAATTGTTGGTATATTACCGAATGAATACAATCCAAGAGATGTTGTCTTGGATTTATATTTTGTCGATTATGGCGATAGTGAATATATTGCACCGAACGAAGTTTTTGAGTTAAGAACAGATTTCTTAACTCTACGGTAAGAAACGGAAAACAAGAAAGCTTTGGAATTATGGCATAATCAATAATTTGTTCGCTTACAGATTCCAAGCGATCGAATGTTTCTTAGCTGATGTAAAACCAGCACTTTCGAACGATCCCGATCTTTGGGACCAGCAGTCGATTGCCAGATTTGAAGAGCTGACTCACGGTAAGTCAATGgttatgtttgtttttattctaaAGTGCTTATTTATAAAGCAGTTCAAAAATATGTCGATATACAAGCTGGCAACTCGTAAAGTGTATGCCATATAAATGCAACTAAAGCCATTTACCGAGTATTACTAAGTAAATTCTCTTGAGAAAAGTTAAACAGTAACAAACTACCGAAAGCCTCTGCCCCGAGTTTGaggttttcaatgaaaaatagggAAGTTCAAGATACATTACTTCTATTTGACTGATAATAAACTGGCACACTGCACATTCTGCCAACGATGGGATTTGAACGCAATGGAATATTCCATTTCAAAACTTGGTGCGCTACGGTGTATCTTGCACTGGAAGGAGAGAGGAACATCATGCAAACTAGGCTTAATTCCCTATCCTCCGGTGTTCTATTATTCAGTCAGTTCTAGTTGCCGCTTAACTGAGTTTTCAAAAAATCTGACTTATGTTATTTTCAGAAGTAACTTAAGCTGCCTCTCGagggaaaaatttaattttgttggCTCTCAATTTTGACAAAATGAACTATTTTCAATTTCGATTTGAACATGTTAGTACGCCAAGATGGATTTCCTTGGAGACAAATGCCGAGGTTTTGTtataaaaacaatttcaattttttgcaaCAATTCGTCCCAATACAAGATTAACTGAGATCTCTTTTTCCGGAGGTGAAAATAAACGCCAGCCTAGATATACTagtgtgtggaatttttatgCATTAAAACCAACCCCCTTTTTTAGTTTATGTTGCATTAATCGGATCATGAAACTAATTAGATTTTACAGTATCATCGTTCCTCCTAGAATTTCCGCTAAATTTTGCCTTTTATAATCGTACAGTGAACGAGTAGATATACACGGAATAGATGAAATTATACCTAATTCTCTTTTGTTTTGTCTGAACTCTCTCTGGCTGGTGGAGAAGATGCTCTAGTATATCAAATGATCCATTCGAACATTCCCGTCCCCGCCTACTTTACAATGTGACCGTTAGGAAGAATCGATCGACCGCCATAATTTCCGCACTACCCAAAGTTACAACACTTCACACGGTCCGGGGGGCGTAATGCACCCTTCTCTAAGTCGCATTTATTGTGTTTTGTATATGTTCTATGATGATCTTCCCCTAAATAACGTTAGGCTAGATGAAGCTTTAAACAGCAACATACAAATATACCGTCGGCCTCTTGCATTTGATGATACTCCTAACAGAGCAATATTGGCCTGGTTGTTTT is a window encoding:
- the LOC119648871 gene encoding tudor and KH domain-containing protein homolog, which translates into the protein MFQTPAIKFIFGLGLCSLGGAMLYMYFKNKEEEDDTNIPDEKENAKKKEVALQLTISNEIVPTVMGRGGANLKVIEEKTGTVIRFREKDDNNQYCEIRGQLQNVEKAKAMLMKEIQSSPIVNEEIFVPQTACGKIIGRCGESLQEICRISHAKVSVDSGDRSSGNKTRRVVITGNRKQVNTAKKLIQDKINEDVAFRKSLEESLQKRERRRSPTNSVSSTHSSMTSLGPQLPPSEKLNNSDSDKPLEVYVSAIASPAKFWLQLIGPQTRKLDELVENMTEYYSKAENQAQHRIADPYLGQIVAALFKYDGKWYRAEIVGILPNEYNPRDVVLDLYFVDYGDSEYIAPNEVFELRTDFLTLRFQAIECFLADVKPALSNDPDLWDQQSIARFEELTHVASWKKLISRVVTYKERPKGGNHIRREGSPVPGVRLYDTSEGVQINIAHTLAAEGYAIPDYIAESETSDVLRLGGGSFRNSTQSISSSTRTSHENIALPQQQEDANKNPEDKIMTNGVMKYLSNGTVKTDALQNKIDLNDMKANSQNLLHAEKLNGNIVADKSNNFIDHNQWNHLVQS